The Castanea sativa cultivar Marrone di Chiusa Pesio chromosome 11, ASM4071231v1 genome contains a region encoding:
- the LOC142614709 gene encoding senescence-associated carboxylesterase 101-like — MTQTQYFSSGLELAKFVVNNDILQHAWTAITELCKETSQNEGPSSSVKFKVFELPNYTVIAFFTWPANSKDYVQGNGGGDFVTSSTLKDSFPLFNFLCTKANPNFSINKPAFHLFSSIFGVLPFLKSKIDNSKPLIITGNSLGGSVATLFTLSLFENFKISTTKRRPLCITFGSPLVGDDGLQEAISNYPTWNSCFLHVVSDQDPVPRLLINGYKPFGIFLLCSELGCSCFEDPQTILELLMAAYSGCPENQDPNKVFESYGTFVEHLNRKVLCKDTTDHESLIDWTTQPLQAGIITKLAAIGLVRSQPLQNIDINIIIANTARREKAMAILNKQAFDPTRGLNEIKINMAYLEHYKKLSKDEGVGYYDRYKNGIDRSDINVVGYMRGLTCYWEDMIDQAEKRPQTVGASLRTRSLFGGTNYRRMIEPLDIADYYKAGKQDYKNQGRSKHYIILEQLLKETGKPSSGPNELKKQNVASSLTEDSCFWAHVEEALISCKLLSSGESSDEEKDSAKKKLIEFEKYVFDSMKNYAVSSEIFLPGSSFMKWWGEYREITGTSYSSSLTNLLRNDKNYEAYANGSLEFP, encoded by the exons ATGACCCAAACTCAGTA CTTTAGCAGTGGATTAGAGTTGGCGAAGTTTGTGGTGAACAATGATATCCTACAACATGCATGGACTGCAATTACGGAGCTATGCAAAGAAACCAGTCAAAATGAAGGACCATCTTCCTCAGTGAAATTCAAAGTTTTTGAGCTACCAAACTATACCGTCATTGCTTTTTTCACTTGGCCTGCTAATAGCAAAGACTATGTTCAGGGAAATGGAGGAGGAGATTTTGTTACATCATCAACTCTTAAGGATTCTTTTCCTCTCTTCAATTTCCTGTGCACCAAAGCCAACCCAAATTTCTCCATCAACAAACCTGCATTTCATCTTTTTAGCTCCATTTTTGGTGTGCTCCCTTTCTTGAAATCAAAg ATTGACAATTCCAAACCATTAATTATTACCGGAAACTCTCTGGGAGGATCTGTTGCCACTCTTTTCACCTTATCGCtgtttgaaaatttcaaaatttcaaccaCCAAACGCCGCCCACTTTGCATCACTTTTGGCTCACCCCTCGTTGGTGATGACGGCCTGCAAGAAGCCATATCAAACTATCCAACATGGAACTCTTGCTTTTTACATGTGGTTTCTGATCAGGATCCAGTTCCTAGACTTTTGATTAATGGTTACAAGCCTTTCGGCATATTTCTCTTGTGTTCGGAGCTGGGTTGTTCTTGTTTTGAAGACCCCCAAACCATTTTGGAGTTGTTGATGGCAGCCTATTCAGGATGTCCTGAAAATCAAGATCCTAATAAGGTTTTTGAGTCCTATGGAACATTTGTGGAGCATCTCAATCGGAAGGTACTTTGCAAGGATACTACCGATCATGAGTCGTTAATTGATTGGACAACACAACCATTACAGGCAGGCATTATTACAAAACTAGCAGCAATTGGACTGGTGCGATCACAG CCACTGCAGAACATTGATATCAACATTATCATTGCGAACACAGCAAGACGGGAAAAAGCGATGGCAATTTTAAACAAGCAGGCTTTTGATCCCACCAGGGGGttgaatgaaataaaaataaatatggctTATCTGGAACACTATAAGAAGTTGTCTAAAGATGAAGGAGTTGGATACTATGATAGATACAAGAACGGAATCGATAGGAGTGATATTAATGTGGTAGGGTATATGAGAGGCCTCACATGTTACTGGGAAGATATGATTGATCAAGCAGAGAAAAGGCCTCAGACAGTAGGTGCCTCCCTTCGTACCCGTTCACTCTTTGGGGGAACAAATTACAGAAGGATGATTGAACCACTGGACATAGCTGATTACTACAAGGCAGGCAAACAAGACTACAAAAATCAAGGAAGGTCAAAACATTACATAATATTGGAGCAATTGCTAAAAGAAACGGGGAAACCTTCAAGTGGTCCAAATGAATTGAAGAAACAGAATGTGGCGTCAAGTCTGACAGAGGATTCTTGCTTTTGGGCACATGTTGAGGAGGCTCTAATTTCATGCAAATTGCTGAGTAGCGGAGAATCAAGTGATGAGGAGAAAGACTCTGCAAAGAAAAAACTGATTGAGTTTGAAAAGTATGTATTTGATTCGATGAAAAATTATGCAGTATCTTCCGAGATTTTCTTACCTGGGAGCAGCTTCATGAAATGGTGGGGAGAGTATAGAGAGATTACGGGAACTTCTTATAGCTCTAGTCTCACTAACTTACTGAGGAATGACAAAAATTACGAGGCATATGCTAATGGCTCCCTAGAGTTTCCTTAA